The genomic window GGTTTTTTTCATTTTTAATCTCATATCATTTAACTATTTCATCTTCTTCTAAACCATAAAGTTTTGCAAGACCCAAAACTAATTCGAATATAATCAATATTTTTTCCTTATCTAACTGTTTTGTAGCATCAGAAATAGCATTGAAAGTTGCTATTAATTGTTCATTTATATCGTCACTAATGACTATTGGGTTAATCGAAGTAGGTAAGTTATAATCATTACCAAACGAAACTAAAAAATGTATTAAATCTGCAAATTCCTCATAAATGAAATCTATATTTAAATTTCTTGTTTTCTTTCAATATTTAAATGTTTCAATTTCGTTAGCAAACTCACCTAGTTCAACATGCAAAGCAATTAATTTTCTTTTTTCAAGATCAACTTTACTAAAATTAGGGTTTAATTCAAAAGCTTTTAAAGTTAACTTTTTGTCTAATTCCAATTGCTTATTAAATATATCACTAAAATTCATGAACTAATTATACACAAAATAAATAAAGTATGAATAAGTTATACGACTGTAAATACCTAAAGTTTAAGAATTATTAATTATGTAATTTAATAATTTTTTAAGTTATGCAAATTATTTGTAATTTACAAAAAATAAATCTTATTATGAATAAATAGGTTTAAATTTATATAATATAGCATAATTATGCTATAATTATTCTAAAGGGTATTATGAAGAAAAATTTATTCAAAAAGCAAGAAAAGGACTTAACAGTTTCAGTACATTTCTCTATAAGGGGTTCATTGGTTAAAAAAATTGAAAATGATTCAAAAAAATACAATATCACAAAATCAAAAATTGTAGATACAATATTATGAGAATACTATAAAGAAAAATAAAAATTGAGGTGATTATGAATAAAAATAATGATAAATTAAAAATGATTGATCTTTTTGCTGGTGCTGGTGGTTTAACATATGGATTTTACAAAAATGAATTCAACCCAATTGAAACAATAGAATTTTGAGAGCCCGCTACCAAGACATATAATATTAATTTCAAAACTGATGTAAAACCTTTGGACATTACTGATGATAATGTTAGAAATCATTTATACAATAAATGAAGGAACTTAACAGATATTGTTATAGGAGGTTTCCCATGTCAAGGTTTTTCAATGGCAGGTAAAAGAGATAAAGAAGACCCTAGAAATCAACTATATAAATACACAATAGATGTTATAGATAAAGTTCAACCAAAATGTTTTTGTTTAGAAAACGTAAAGGGAATACTATCTTTTAAAGAAATTGACGGTGTTAAAGTAATTGAGAAAATAAAAAAAAGACTTGAGGATATAGGATACTATTCAAAGTATATTTTATTAGACGCTTCTAATTTTGGTGTTCCACAAAAAAGAGAAAGAGTTATATTTGTAGGTGCAAAATTAAAAGATAAAGATAAAGTAAACAAAATAATTGATGCTTTGTCTAACTACAAAGAAAAAATTGTAACTGTTAGAGATGCAATATACGATCTAAAAGATAAAGATGAAGATAAAGTGTTTAGTCATATTTTTACAAAACATTCACCAGAAATGATTGATAAGATAAGGAATACTGAAATTGGTAAAAGTGCGATGAAAAACTTTTCGGATGCATGAAGAAAACTCGATTATGAGAAACCATCTTTCACAGTTAAAGAAAATCATGGTGGAGTTCATTTACATCCAGAATTACCAAGAGTTTTAACCCCTAGAGAACTAGCAAGATTACAAAGTTTCCCTGATGATTTTTTGTTTTATGGTAACAAATCAGAAATTTTAAAACAAATAGGTAATGCTGTTCCTTGTAAACTTTCTCTCGAAATAGCAAAAATAGTTAAAAAACATTTCTTTTAACTTATTTTTTTATTTTTTCAATTATATTTTTATAAATATTTTCTAACAATTGTTTTGTTCTTTCTTCGGAAATTAAATTATCTGGAGTTTTATTTTCTAATAGAAATTTTTCAGAAACTTTTAATCTTCCTGAATTTATGTTAAATGTTTCAGACCAATTTCTATTATCAGACATATAACCTCGTAAAAAAGAACAGTCATACAACAATTGTTGCATGACTGTTTTATATTCTTGGTCCTTTTAGTAAAATTATAGTGCAAAAAAATAAGAAAGGAACCAATATGATTATAGCAAATATTAAAAATTCTCTTGAAAAAGTTGTGTGTATTAAAACTAAAGAAAAACATTTACCAAACAATCACTATTTAATCAAAAATTCTGAAGAAGAAATCAGAATTCTTCATTCAAAAGTTATAAATAACAGATTACTCAAAGCGAATCAAATGAACATTCTTCATTTAAATGAATGCCTAAGATTATTCAAAGAAGGAAAGAATTTTTCTAAAGTTTCAGAAGTGATTGGATTTCAAACACACACCATTAAAAAGTTATTGAAAATTTCAACAACAAATCAAGGTGATTTTGTCAAAAAATATAAAAAAGTTTGTCGCAACTGTGATCAATATATTAATTATGTAAACTATATTGATTTCCAATTAATTGCCGAACATCTTATGCTTTATAAGTCCAAAAGAACAAGACTTCATTCAAAGACTATTAAAAATAAATGAAGAGATTTTATTAGATTTTGAAAATCTGAAGTTAGTTATTATAGGAAAAATAGATTCAATAAAGATTTTACAAAAAGAGCAATCAAAGTTTCAGCTAAAGCTCTTGTTAATAAATTTAAGAAGATGTTTCCTAACAGTTTCTGCCCTACTCCTAGCACTGTATACAAGTGCTTAAAGTCAAATGAGTTTAATTTATCTATAGATATTTTGCTCTTTCTTTCTGTAGGAAAATATCACAAGAAAACTAGAAAAGTTCAAAAAAGTTCTCTTAAAAATGCTGTTAGTATTCATCAAAGGCCTGATGAGGCCAACCATAGATTAAAGGAAGGTCATTTTGAACTTGATACTGTGATTGGACAAAGCAAGGATAAGAATTGTTTGGTAACTTTATTAGATAGAAAAACTAGAAAACTTTATGTAATATTATCACGCAAAACTTCTGAGGCAGTGAAAGATGCTTTACTTGAAATGATTAAAGTTAATTCCATAAAAATAACAACATTAACGGTTGATAACGGCTCCGAGAACGTGCGCTTGCACGAAGTTATTTCTAATAACAATTTGTTTAAATGTGATGCATATTGTTCATACCAAAAAGGTTCAATAGAAAATATCCACAGACACATTAGAAGATTTATTCCTAAGGGTGTGTCTATGGATAAATTCACAAATAAACAAATTTATGTGATGAGCAAAAGAATTAATGAATATTTAACACTTATCAATCAATAATTTTACTAAAAATTTTAAAATCGGTCATGACCGATTCTTTTGGTGTGCTTTTTTATATAAAAAAGCATTATAATTATATAAATCGTAGCACTAACGTACTTCAAGGACTTTGATTAAAATGCATTGTTAAATGACTTTTCTATTTCATAAGACATATAACCTTTAGAAAAATCTACTTCTTCTAGAAAAAAAGATTTTATATTATTTATTTTAATTTTAGATTTTTGAATAGTATAAAATATTTTTAATAACATAAAATGTTTTGTGTTTTCGTTATAATTCAATACATAATCCTTATGTAGTTGATTAATCGAAGCAACAGCATCGTTATTTTTAAGAACTGACTTTATGTTTACTAAAAATAAATGATGATTAAAATAAGAATAAAAATCAAAAGAAGAATTTTGAGTCTTTTTAAGACTATCCCTTTTAACCAATATTTTATTATAATTACCTTCATTAACTTTTGTTTTGGTAATTAATTTGTTTACCAAAAATTCCTCTATTAAAAATCCTAATGCAGTTGATGATTCAACACAATTATCTTCTCTTTGCAATAAATTGACTTCTTCGATTTTTAACTCTAAAACATTATCGTAATTATCAAAAATTTCTTTAATAATTTTTGTAATTTCATTTTGAAATTCTTTTTGTATTTGTAAGTATTTATTCATATCTTTATCCTTTTTATAATTATATGTAATTAGCATATTTATTAAAGTTTTAAATTAAATTATTCATTAAATAAAAAAGAGTCTATGATATGACCATAAACTCAATTTAATTTATAATTTATTACTATTTTAAGCAACTTTTAGTTGAATCACATTCACAGTAACTACATTTACATTCTTTATTAGTTTCACAATCTTTTAAAGAATCACATTTTTCTTTGCATTT from Mycoplasma anserisalpingitidis includes these protein-coding regions:
- a CDS encoding dUTP diphosphatase; the encoded protein is MNFSDIFNKQLELDKKLTLKAFELNPNFSKVDLEKRKLIALHVELGEFANEIETFKYWKKTRNLNIDFIYEEFADLIHFLVSFGNDYNLPTSINPIVISDDINEQLIATFNAISDATKQLDKEKILIIFELVLGLAKLYGLEEDEIVKWYEIKNEKNHQRIKSNY
- a CDS encoding DNA cytosine methyltransferase; protein product: MNKNNDKLKMIDLFAGAGGLTYGFYKNEFNPIETIEFWEPATKTYNINFKTDVKPLDITDDNVRNHLYNKWRNLTDIVIGGFPCQGFSMAGKRDKEDPRNQLYKYTIDVIDKVQPKCFCLENVKGILSFKEIDGVKVIEKIKKRLEDIGYYSKYILLDASNFGVPQKRERVIFVGAKLKDKDKVNKIIDALSNYKEKIVTVRDAIYDLKDKDEDKVFSHIFTKHSPEMIDKIRNTEIGKSAMKNFSDAWRKLDYEKPSFTVKENHGGVHLHPELPRVLTPRELARLQSFPDDFLFYGNKSEILKQIGNAVPCKLSLEIAKIVKKHFF
- a CDS encoding IS30 family transposase, which encodes MQKNKKGTNMIIANIKNSLEKVVCIKTKEKHLPNNHYLIKNSEEEIRILHSKVINNRLLKANQMNILHLNECLRLFKEGKNFSKVSEVIGFQTHTIKKLLKISTTNQGDFVKKYKKVCRNCDQYINYVNYIDFQLIAEHLMLYKSKRTRLHSKTIKNKWRDFIRFWKSEVSYYRKNRFNKDFTKRAIKVSAKALVNKFKKMFPNSFCPTPSTVYKCLKSNEFNLSIDILLFLSVGKYHKKTRKVQKSSLKNAVSIHQRPDEANHRLKEGHFELDTVIGQSKDKNCLVTLLDRKTRKLYVILSRKTSEAVKDALLEMIKVNSIKITTLTVDNGSENVRLHEVISNNNLFKCDAYCSYQKGSIENIHRHIRRFIPKGVSMDKFTNKQIYVMSKRINEYLTLINQ
- a CDS encoding UpaP162 family type II restriction enzyme codes for the protein MNKYLQIQKEFQNEITKIIKEIFDNYDNVLELKIEEVNLLQREDNCVESSTALGFLIEEFLVNKLITKTKVNEGNYNKILVKRDSLKKTQNSSFDFYSYFNHHLFLVNIKSVLKNNDAVASINQLHKDYVLNYNENTKHFMLLKIFYTIQKSKIKINNIKSFFLEEVDFSKGYMSYEIEKSFNNAF